The following nucleotide sequence is from Paenibacillus odorifer.
TTACTCTGGAAAATTATTATATTGTGTTTCAGGATCAACGCCTGCTGAATTCTTTTCTGATCACCATTCTTAGAACGTTATGCGGCACGGCATTGTCTGTCTTTTTCACGGCACTGTTAGCCTACGGAATGTCCAAGAAGACATTGCTATTTCGAAAACAATATATGGTGTTCTTCATGATTACGATGTTCTTCAGTGGAGGGCTCATCCCTAGTTATTTACTAGTTCGCTCTTTGGGTATGCTGGACACCTTTTGGGTGCTGATTATCCCCGGCATCATCAGTGTCTGGAACATGATTGTCATCCGCACCTTCTTCCACGCTCTGCCGGAGGGGTTGGAGGAATCGGCCAAAATCGACGGCAGCAGCAACTACGGCATTTTTTTCCGAATCGTCATTCCCGTCTCCGGTCCGGTGCTGGCCACGATTGCCTTATTCACCGCAGTAGGTTACTGGAATGACTGGTTTACGGGAGCGATCTATATTACAAAGGATCACTTGCTTCCTATACAGACCCTGCTGCGCCAGATTATGAACTCCAACATCATGACCCAAATAGGCTCATCGAATGCTATCGCGCTGGATCATATGAACCGAAATCGGACGATTACCACGAAGTCACTGACTATGGCTACGATGATGATCGCTACCATTCCAATTATCCTGACGTATCCTTTTCTCCAAAAGTACTTTGTTAAGGGCGTAATGATCGGTTCGATGAAAGAATAGCAGTCTCCATATTATGTAGAAAGAAGGGAAAAGATGCGCAATCGTATGAAATGGGTATCTCTTTTGCTGACTTCACTGGTGCTTCTTCTCGCTGCCTGTAGCGGAGGAGGAAATTCTAACACTTCACCAACCACAAGCGAGAAAAATCTGAATACTGAGGCCGCCACAGATGACGGCAGCGGGATCAAGCCCGTCACCTTCAGCTTCTATGGAAACTATGACTGGCTTACGACATCACCATGGGGGGATAATGAGGCGACAAAATGGATTCAGGAGAACCGTAAGGTTACTGTTGAACCCATACAATCCGGAGGAGCGGCCGGAGAAAAGCTCAACACGATGATCGTCGGCGGTGATTTACCGGATGTCATTTTTACTGACCGGGGATCGTCAGTGGAACGGCTGGTGCAGGCAGGACAACTCGTTGCGCTGGATGATTACTATGAGAAGTATCCGAACTTCAAGAAATATGTGAAGGAATCCACCCTGAATTTGCTCCGTTCAGAAGACGGGAAAATCTATCAAATTCCGAACTGGTATACATCCGGGCAATTCGGCAACGGCGGATGGATGGTGAATAAAGATATTTATAACGAACTCGGCAGACCGTTGCTGGAGACCTTTGATGATTTGTATCAATATTTGCTTAAGGTGCAAGAAAAGTATCCGGATGTAGTACCTCTGGAGGTTGGGGAGAAGGGGGCAGGTCTGGAAATTATGTATGGTGGTTTTAAGGAGAACTCCACCAGTAAGTTCATTTCACTCATGGGATATCCGGATGGCGACAAGCTGTCATCTATCTTGGACGATCCCGCTTACGAGGAGATGGTGCTGTATATTAATAAGCTGTATCGTGAACGGCTGATTACGCAGGATGCTCTGCAGCAAACCCAGGATGCGGTCAAAGAAAAGGTCAATACCAACCGGGTAGCAGTCATGGTCGAATCCAATATCACTACGTATGGAGCCGAGGGACACCGGGCACTGACAGCGAATAATCCGGACAGCGGTTATGAGATTATATGGCCGATTCATAAAGCCGGTCTAGACAAAACACAAGTGTTTGTAAGCGGCTTTGAGACGCTGGGTTGGAACGTTAATGTCATTACGAAAAAGGCCAAGGATCCAGAGGCCATCTTCGCTTATTTTGACTGGATTACGGGTCCGGAGGGACAGAAGGTGCTTTTCTTCGGTCCTAAAGGCTTGTACTGGGATGAAGAGGATGCGGACGGAGCGCCAATCCCGAACGAGAAATACAAGACGACTCCTGCTAACGAGCGCACGGAAACGATGCGGAAATTCGAGGACTTTAACTGGGCGGGAAATACAACCTTTATTGATACGGCGAAAATGAGCCTCGAGGCGCTGCTTTCCGCGAACCAGAAATCCTGGGAGACCGTGGCGCAGTCCACGGTGACCTGGAAAACCGCGTTGGATATCACGGAGTTTGTAAATACCGATCCGATTCCGGATACGGAAATCGGCATCATCGCACAGAATATCGGGGATATTTATACCCTTGCTTACGCCCAGATGGTTCAGGCGAAGTCGGATGAAGCGGTGCTGTCGGCGCTGGAGACAGCTAAAAAGAACACCGAAAAAGCGGGGCTGGCTAAGCTGCTTGAATTCAGAACCGAAAAATGGCAGGAAAATGTTAAGAAAATCAACGCGACGAAATAAGACTATTTATAAAATCTTATACTAGTGGAGGCGAGATTATGGCATTTGCGTTGAGTTCGAGGTTCATAGCACTGTTAAGCATCGTGTTGGTTTCTTCGATAGCCGGTGGTTCCGTTCCTGTTATGGCCGAGGAGAGTAACCCCCCTTTCGAAACGGAAGTTATTGTACGGACCGTAAACCAGTTTAAGAACATGACGGATGTCCAGAATTTCATCGCGATGTCTACAAGCTATGGCGTCGATGTTATTAGCATGAACGTGAAGCAGGATGAAGATGATGAGGTTCCGTCTGGAAGTGTATTTTATCAGAGTGATATCGCACCAATTGCCCAAGGCTACCAGAATTTCGACGCCCTGCAGGCTGTCATTACGGCAGCCCATGCTGCAGGAATCAAGGTTCATGCCTGGATTCCGCAGTTCCATGATCAGCAGGCCTTCCTGGAGCACGATGAATGGCAGATGCAGGCGCTGGTTGACGGGGTTCAGACTCCGTTTACAGGTTCTAACGGCAACGAATACTTCGTCAATCCGATTCACCATGAAGTGCAGCAGTATGAGCGTTCCATTATTCAGGAAGTGATCGAGAATTATGATGTGGATGGCGTTGTGCTGGATTGGATCCGCTTCGACAATTACAACATGGACGTCAGTGATTACACGGTTACGAAGTATCAGGCGCAGTTCGGGTATTCACCGCTCAGCATTGACTTCGAGACGGATTCTCCTCAGAGAGAGCAGTGGAATGAATGGAGGACCGATCAAATTGGACAGTATGTGGGCGATATCCGTCAGGATATCACCCAGTCCTCGAAGCCGGATGTGCAGCTCGGCGTGTATATTTTGCCGCCAGAATTCATTGAAGTTGGGCAGAATGTAGCCAAATTCAAGGATGATATCGACTTTGTTGCACCAATGGCGTACTTTGATGACTGGGAGTTCAACAGTGATTGGGTATACAGCACTTCCTACGGCATCCTGAAGGATACGAGCGACCGGATTAGCGGCAGTGACGTGGAAATTGTTGCGACGCTGGATAATGACTGGACAGATGATCAATATCAGGAGATTTACAAGGGAATCCGCGAGAATTATCCAGGTGTGAAGCGTCTGTCGTTCTTTGCTTACGGGGCCTGGCCAGAAGATGAGCTAGCCAATATCAAAGAACGTGAAACCTGGCCTACGACAGGCTGGACGCCTCCGGTAGAACAAGACTATCCGGCTCAATTACCAACAGGATGGAAGGCGCGGAATATCGGTTCCATGCCGGGGAACGTTACCTACAATTCTTCCAATAAGCAATTTACACTCAGCAGCAGCTCTACGGATATTTGGGGAAATGGAGATCAACTAAATTATATATACCAATCCGTGCGAGGCAATGCGGAGATTATTGTTAAAGTGCAGTCCACTAGCCGATTGGACGGCTGGGCCAAGGCCGGCATTATGATTCGGGAGTCGCTGGGTCATAATTCGAAGCATGCAGATATGATGCTTACCCCCGAAAATGGGGCAACCTTCCAGTATCGTGCAGAGACTGCCGGCAATATGGTTGATCAGACTGCGGCTGCCTCGGCTCCAAGATGGCTAAAGCTGACCCGAAGTGGAAATACCTTCAAAGGGGCTATTTCGACGAACGGGAATAACTGGCAAACGGTCGGAACTGTTCAGATTCCGATGAACCGCAAGGTGTATATTGGCATAGCACTTAGCAATCCTGGGGATGACTCGAGGAATAAGGCTGTGTTTGGAAATGTGAAGATTACGGATTAAGCTTAATACAAGGGCACCGGTTCTTATTTATCCGGGGGAGTTTTCGTTTATCAGGTTAACCAGAAATATCTGGTTAACCTTTTTTATTTCGGTATAAGGTGATGGTGGGGGATATATCCAATTGAAATCTGAAATGAATTTAAAGCTGCTAAATCCGGTGGTATATTTAATGCAGCTAATTCTATAATATAGCTAATTCTATAATGCAGTTTAGCTTATTAATAATAGTCTTTGAGAATAACTTATACAGAATAGGAGAGATACGATGAGCGAGCGTATACCCTGCCAAACCTCAGGCTGCAAGGGAAGCATACTTCCTGCAACTGCTTTAAAGACAGGTGGAATCTGCATGCCCTGTCATCAGAGGAAGCTTGCGCTGGAGGAAAAGGCTTATATTGAACAAAATCGAAAAGACATTGATTTGTACGCAGGTGTGAATGATCCGGTTGAAATTCTTAAAATCATGCACAAACCGCGGAGATTGAGCCCGCTTGAACACGTAATTCCCTATCACAAAACCGCGCAAGAGTTATATCGTCAACTGACTGAAAGCGAAAGGGAGCGATTGGAAACCTACGCCATTGAATTGATGGAAGAAGATGATTTTGACCAGGCTGAAACCATTTTACTGTCGCTTATATGTTTTTCAAGTGCATACATTGAACGGGGGCTGGAGGCTTTTTTTCTTAACGGGAAGTATTATCCCGGCATTCTCTATAAAGAAGCGGGTCAGGAGATCCGTGATAAGATCATTCATCAGTTAGAGCATGACTCGGAAAACCGTAATCATTTGCTGCTTGCAATGGCCTGGATTGGTGATGAAGAGGTTGTTCGGCAGTTCGAGACATGGCGGCAGCATCCGCCTCGATGGACATCGGAGTTAAATGTGTCTCCGGAAAGCTATGCTCACGAAGCAGGATGGGAATTAGATCCCGACGGTGGGAAAAGGCTGCTTTTTTACCCCGAGAGTTATCATTTTGAAGTAAACAGGGACGGAAAAAATGGGATGGATCGGGATCATACGGCGGTAGCGGCGCTACAGGCGGGTGAGCATTCCTGCCCTTGGTGTGGCGGTAAGTTGACAGTGCTGTTTGATTACGATTTGCAGAATCCACTGGTTCAATTTATGAAGCTTTCCGGCCAGCGGTTAAGGATTGCAGCTTGCATGCATTGTAATTGTTATGGCACCGTGTTTATGAAAGCGGAGCTGGATGGCCAATATTCGTGGAGTGAATATAATACCGTTCCTGATTTTTTGCCTGCAAATGAAGACAGGGAAGAAATAGCATGGCATGCCATGCAGCTATCGGAACGACAGATGGGAACCTATGAAAATTCATATTGGATGCTTGAGGCGCCTGCGTCGCAGATTGGAGGACATCCGGCTTGGATTCAGGATGCGGAATATCCTGTGTGCCCTTGCTGTTCGAAGACGATGAAGTTTATTGCCCAAATGGACATGGAACAGGCCGAGGACAGCGAGGGGATTTATTATGCATTTTTGTGTGAGGGTTGCCTGCAGGTAGCTGTGAATTACCAGCAGACGTAAATCAACTTATTTCTGGTTAGCGTAGATTGGAACTTCAGACTTAAAAAGAAAAATGCTGCCTTAGACAACTAAGGACGGCATTTTTTTATTTTGTATAAACATGATGATCAAAGTACCTTGACTGTCACAGTAGTATGATATACAATGCGATTATGAGGTGATGAAATGAGTGAGAACAAAATCACATCCGATCTGCTGCGAGGACATACCGATACGATGGTATTGCGGCTCTTGTCCGAAGCCGATCGTTATGGATATGAAATCGTCAAATTGATTGCTGAGCGTTCCGGAGGCGAGTATGAATTAAAAGAAGCTACGATGTACTCCAGCGTCCGGCGGCTTGAGGCAGACGGTGACATTGAATGGTATTGGGGGGATGAGTCTCAGGGGGGACGACGGAAGTATTTTCGGATTACCGAGAAGGGGAAAGCTGTTTACGCCAATAACAAGACTAATTGGGAGTATGCAAAGCGTGTGCTTGAAAACTTATTATAAGGAGACTTGATAATATGAATGAGAAATTAAACATGTATTTAAATGGCGTATTCGCACCCTATGACGGGATAAAAAGCGTTGCTGAATTAAAGAGTGACCTCCTTTCCGATTTGCAGGAGCGGTTCAGTGAACTCAAGGCTGAAGGCAAGGATGATGAAACGGCGTTTAAGATGACGATAGACAGCATCGGCGACATTGAACAGACGGTGCAGGAGGTTGCCAATCTCTCCCGTTCACTTGAGCGGCAGGTGGTGACGAGCTTTAGGGCGAGCAACTTATCGAAGAGCGATTTTGCAGGCGTTACCGCCCATAAAGGGGATTTTAAAGTGAGCGCGTTGCGGGGTTCCGATTTTACAGGCGCTGACTTGACTGGCAGTTCTTTCGCGGGCAGTGACGTAGGCGAGGCCAAGTTCGACAGCGCTAATCTCACCGACTGCAATCTGTCCGGCATTGAACTGGCAAATGCGAGCTTTCACAAATCTATTCTTGTTCGCACCAACTTTAGCTCATCAGGACTTACAGGGGCGAAATTTATCAGTGCAAGACTGACCGACGTCAAGCTGTGTACGACTGATCTTACGAAAACAATCTTTGAGAGCTGTATCTTTGACGGTGTGGAATTTAAAACCTCAGATCTGCGGGGATTATGTTTTGACGGCCAGACCTTTATCGGGGTCAAGTTTGAAAAGTCGGCGCTGAACGATATTTCGTTTAGAGGTGCGACGTTAAAAAATGTGTCATTCCTCTCCGGGTTTTCGTTATCCAAGAAGTTTTATCGTGCAATTAAAACGATCAACTTTGACGGTGCAATGATGGATAAGTTGACCTTCGCTGCGCTCAAAGGCATGGAAGCTGATTTGACAAAGGTTACAGTCCTATAAGCCGGAGCTTCCGAAGTGAGTTTTGCGGGGAGAATTCCATGAAGATATGCTAACAAAACCTTGAGGAGGGAATGCAATGAACAAGTCCATTAAAGTGGTTGGGTTGGAAAAGTCCTACAGACAGCTTCAAGTTTTAAAGGGGGTGGATTTTGAAGTGGAGCAGGGCAGCGTTTTTGCCCTGCTTGGCTCCAATGGCGCAGGCAAGACCACCATTGTCAAAATCCTCACCACTTTGCTAAATCAAGATGGTGGGACTGCTGCAGTGAACGGATTCGATGTCGCCACAAAGCCTGATTATGTACGCCAGTCCATCAGCCTGACGGGTCAATTTGCCGCCGTGGATGAGATTCTGACCGGCCGGGAAAATCTGATCATGATTGCGAGGCTCCGCCATGAGAAGCATCCGCGTCAAGTTGCGGACGATCTGCTGGAACGCTTCACTTTGACCGATGCCGCGGATCGCAAGGTATCCACTTATTCAGGCGGGATGCGCCGGAGATTAGATCTCGCGATGAGTCTTGTTGGAAAACCGCAGATTATTTTCCTCGACGAACCAACCACTGGACTTGATCCTGAGGCAAGGATTGATGTATGGAAGATGGTTAAGGAGCTTGCCGACGGCGGTACGACTGTCTTTTTGACGACGCAGTATTTGGAAGAGGCAGAGCAGCTTGCTGATCAAATCGCCATTCTACATGAAGGTAAAATTATTGCGAGCGGTACACTCGAAGAACTAAAAAAGCGATTCCCGCCCGCAAAAGTTGAGTACATTGAAAAGCAGCCGACGCTGGAGGAGATATTCCTCGCAATCATCGGCAAAAAGGAGGGAAAGTAAATGGAAATGATTAAGAAGCACTTTTTCAGTGACATGAGTGTAATGCTTGGACGCTCTATGCGCCATATTCTCCGCAGTATGGATACCATCATCACGGTAACTATCATGCCAATTGCATTTATGCTGTTGTTTGTTTACGTGTTCGGTGGGGCCATCCAGGCGGGTACGGATAACTATGTGAATTATTTATTGCCCGGGATCATACTGATCGCTATTGCAAGTGGTGTAACTTATACGGCTTACCGCCTGTTTAACGATGTGCAAAAAGGGATTTTTCAAAGATTCCATTCTATGCCGATTGCACGTTCTACCATGCTGTGGGGACATGTGCTGACCTCCCTGATATCCAATGCGATTTCAGTTAGCGTCATCATTCTTGTTGCATTGATTATGGGGTTTCGTTCATCGGCAGGAGTGCTCTCATGGCTGGCGGTTGCTGGCATCCTCATATTGTTTACGCTGGCTCTAACTTGGGTCGCGGCAATTGCTGGACTATCCGCAAAATCGGTGGACGGCGCGACTGCTTTTTCCTATCCGATTATTTTCCTTCCTTTCATCAGCTCGGCCTTTGTGCCTACCGAATCGATGCCGCCAGTCGTTCGCGCCTTTGCTGAAAACCAGCCCGTTACATCTATAGTAGAGGCGGTTCGCTCCCTCCTGATGGGGCAGCCTGTCGGCAATGATATTTGGGGAGCCATCATATGGTGCATAGCCATTCTAGTAGTTGCGTATTTATTAGCGATGCGGGTATACAAACATAAAGTTGTTTAATTGCCAGATAACGTTACAGGATTTAGAAGCGACTTGTCTGCGGATGGGTTGCTTTTTTTCATTTCTCTACGTATCACTAAGCTGTATCCCTTTTTCTTTCACAAACTTCTCCAGAACCTTGAAATCCTCAGTAACCTTTTTAAAAGGTAAGGCTTCCAGTACCTGATCCCGGTAATCCTTTTTGGCGGCAATGGACAGGCGGGAATCAAGTATGCTGAGCACACCAAGGTCAGTTTCACTGCGGATCAGGCGCCCGGTTCCTTGTCTTAACCGAAGCAGCATGTCCGGTACAAAAACCTCCTTCAAGGGATTCTTTGCCATCGAAGTCTTATATTCATAGACAGGATCGGCAGGAACAGGGAAAGGCAGACGGAAAATGATTAACTGCGACAAATCGGAACCCTCGATATTCACACCTTCCCAGAATACACCGGTACTAAGTAGAACGCCTTTACTGCCCCGAAAGTCAGCGATCACCCCGTCCTGGGACGAGCCTTCCCTTTGAACATGTAATGCCCATGCAAGCTTCTCAGAGTTTAACTTCTTATGAATATACTTCATATCCTCTTTAGCTGAAAAAAGAACTAATGTCCGCCCGTCTGTTAAATTACAGAGCCTCATCATTTCCTTGTATGCCGCTTCAAGATAATCTTCCCGCCGCCGATGGTTATAGTAGGGGATGTCCTTGGCAATATACAGCATGGTGTGGTTGTCATAATCAAACGGTGAAGCTTGGCGCTCCATATAATCTCCCCTGTAACCGAGGGACTCAGTGAGATAAGCGTATTGTTCCTCCAGCGTTTCTCCGCTTTGACACATGGTTGCTGACGTTAAAATAACTGAGGTTTTCCCGTTAAATAAGGTATATTTCAGAAACTGGCTTATCCCTTTAGGGCAGATACTAAGGGTACTCTCCCGCTGGGTATTACTTGCCCAGATCAGATAGTTATCCTCTACTCCGGCGAGTACATCAAAGAGGTCGATAAGTCCGTTCATGGCTTCAAAAATATTGTCAATCTCCCGTTCATGCCGTGAAGTTAAGACGGAAAGGCTGAGATTAAAATCTTTTAAAACCTGTGCCGCTCGTCTTAAGGGGATTCCTGTGATCTGCGATATTTTTATACGGTCATTGTCCTGCTTGGCTGTTTGCAGTAAGTCTGCCTCTACTTGTTTAAAAATATGGCCAACGCATCTTTTTATAAATTTAAATTGCGGCATAAGCTCCGTATCGGCAGATTGCTTGAAGAGAATCTGTAAGGCGTCATCCAGAATACGGCAGGTTCCCCGGTAAGTAAATTCGAGCGTTCTTGCATCTCTAACCTTTGCTTCCAGATTATGCGCTTCATCAATTACGATCAGAGCCGGCCGTTCGGTGATTAACCCCTTCGTTCCTTCCTTTTTCTTGATTAAATCACGGATGAGCAGATCCTGGTTTACGATAATAAAATCCATGTCGCTCGCGTTGGCATTAATTTTAGCTCTCATCTCATAAAACGTACATGTACTTTTATAATGGCAACGTTCAAATTTGCAATCATTCACACAAACGTTAGACCATACAGCATCACTAACCCCGCCCTTAATATCTGCCCGCTCATCAATTTCATAATTCACAATCTGTTGAGCAAGCGCAGACAGAGGAGTGTTTGAATCATCCGCTTGGAACAGATCTGCTGCCCTATACCGGCAAGCATACTGCCCCATGCCTTTTCCAACTACCGAACGTACCCTTGTAAATCCGAGACGACTTCCGATGAATCTCAGATCTTTATGTATTTGTTCTGAAAGTTGTATGGAGGATGTCGCAATAATAACCGGTTGCCTTGAGATTTGGTTAATAAGCAGGCTGGGAATGAGGTAGGCAAAGGACTTGCCGATACCGACTCCAGCTTCAATCATCGCGTTACGACCATTTATATAGGCATCAGCGATATCTAGAGACATATCCTGCTGGCCGATCCGCTCTTTAAGTCCAATCCTGGGGAATTTATCATACATTCGAAAGATAGCATTGACTAAAGAGGGCTCGATGTCCTTCTTTAGCTCCTGCTTCTGTAATTTATAGAGATCACTTAACCAGCTAATGACGACCGCCCCTTTTCAAAATCAATGATCTTCCTAATTATAGTTTTTTTGGTGAGGTTGTAATTATCTTCGATGCTACTCTAACAGTCAAGTGTCAGAATATAATATAGTGATTAAAGCAAAGTGAATTACTGTGTTTTTGAAGCAGGAAAATATACACATATCTTGAATACAAACTACAAAGAAGGAGGATGAAAATGTCATACAAAGAAAATGAATTGCGTTCGTCATTAACCTTAGCAGTTCCAATCATTTTAAACAGGCATTATCATTCTATGACTATGAAAAACATCGAATTCTCCTGGTTTGTAGAGGCGCATAAGGAATTGTTAGATTCATCATTCAGTACGATATTAATGAGTATGGTAGAAGCCTTGTTTTTTGATTCTTTTGGTTACGATCAATACTTAAACCTGCTAGAAAAAGAGGGGGCTGAGCAAGGGGTTTATACTGCAGAAATATTCGGTGATCATTTTGATATTTTACTTGATATGAGCAAGGATTTAAATTTAACCGCTCAGAATATTATGTTTAAGATCATTGAAGAGTTTGTAGATGATTCCGCGATCCGATTGTTTTTTTATAATCGTTTAATGGAATGCAACTGGACCCGTTTTACTGGCTTTGCACAAGGTTATTTGTCTAATAAAAATCAACAGATTGACAATTTACATGAACAAAAAATTGCTGTTATGGGACAAATGGCAGCAGGAATGGCGCATGAAATAAGAAATCCGCTAGCTTCGATTAAAGGTTTTGCTCAGCTTGTAAATATCAGGCTAAATGAGCCGGAGATCAAAGCGGATGAATTGCGTGCATATCTGGATATCACCATCAAAGAGATTGATGCTCTGAATGGATTAGTAACGGACTTTCTAATACTGGCTCGAAAAGGTGACAGTACAAAAAATAACGGCGTAGTATTTAACGTTATGGAGGTTATACATAGAGTTAATAACATTGTGAATCAACTCATACTTAGTGATGATATTATACTTTCAGTAGAGTGCTCTTTAGAAAAAGTACTAACGTTTGGAAGCGCCTCTCAGCTAGAGCAGGTAATTCTTAATATTTTGAAAAATAGTATCGATTCCTTCAC
It contains:
- a CDS encoding carbohydrate ABC transporter permease, with amino-acid sequence MRLSLGDKIMQRSMYILLTLLALLMLYPFWNALVISFNLGSDTALGGVTLLPRAFTLENYYIVFQDQRLLNSFLITILRTLCGTALSVFFTALLAYGMSKKTLLFRKQYMVFFMITMFFSGGLIPSYLLVRSLGMLDTFWVLIIPGIISVWNMIVIRTFFHALPEGLEESAKIDGSSNYGIFFRIVIPVSGPVLATIALFTAVGYWNDWFTGAIYITKDHLLPIQTLLRQIMNSNIMTQIGSSNAIALDHMNRNRTITTKSLTMATMMIATIPIILTYPFLQKYFVKGVMIGSMKE
- a CDS encoding extracellular solute-binding protein, whose product is MRNRMKWVSLLLTSLVLLLAACSGGGNSNTSPTTSEKNLNTEAATDDGSGIKPVTFSFYGNYDWLTTSPWGDNEATKWIQENRKVTVEPIQSGGAAGEKLNTMIVGGDLPDVIFTDRGSSVERLVQAGQLVALDDYYEKYPNFKKYVKESTLNLLRSEDGKIYQIPNWYTSGQFGNGGWMVNKDIYNELGRPLLETFDDLYQYLLKVQEKYPDVVPLEVGEKGAGLEIMYGGFKENSTSKFISLMGYPDGDKLSSILDDPAYEEMVLYINKLYRERLITQDALQQTQDAVKEKVNTNRVAVMVESNITTYGAEGHRALTANNPDSGYEIIWPIHKAGLDKTQVFVSGFETLGWNVNVITKKAKDPEAIFAYFDWITGPEGQKVLFFGPKGLYWDEEDADGAPIPNEKYKTTPANERTETMRKFEDFNWAGNTTFIDTAKMSLEALLSANQKSWETVAQSTVTWKTALDITEFVNTDPIPDTEIGIIAQNIGDIYTLAYAQMVQAKSDEAVLSALETAKKNTEKAGLAKLLEFRTEKWQENVKKINATK
- a CDS encoding family 10 glycosylhydrolase — its product is MAFALSSRFIALLSIVLVSSIAGGSVPVMAEESNPPFETEVIVRTVNQFKNMTDVQNFIAMSTSYGVDVISMNVKQDEDDEVPSGSVFYQSDIAPIAQGYQNFDALQAVITAAHAAGIKVHAWIPQFHDQQAFLEHDEWQMQALVDGVQTPFTGSNGNEYFVNPIHHEVQQYERSIIQEVIENYDVDGVVLDWIRFDNYNMDVSDYTVTKYQAQFGYSPLSIDFETDSPQREQWNEWRTDQIGQYVGDIRQDITQSSKPDVQLGVYILPPEFIEVGQNVAKFKDDIDFVAPMAYFDDWEFNSDWVYSTSYGILKDTSDRISGSDVEIVATLDNDWTDDQYQEIYKGIRENYPGVKRLSFFAYGAWPEDELANIKERETWPTTGWTPPVEQDYPAQLPTGWKARNIGSMPGNVTYNSSNKQFTLSSSSTDIWGNGDQLNYIYQSVRGNAEIIVKVQSTSRLDGWAKAGIMIRESLGHNSKHADMMLTPENGATFQYRAETAGNMVDQTAAASAPRWLKLTRSGNTFKGAISTNGNNWQTVGTVQIPMNRKVYIGIALSNPGDDSRNKAVFGNVKITD
- a CDS encoding PadR family transcriptional regulator, translated to MSENKITSDLLRGHTDTMVLRLLSEADRYGYEIVKLIAERSGGEYELKEATMYSSVRRLEADGDIEWYWGDESQGGRRKYFRITEKGKAVYANNKTNWEYAKRVLENLL
- a CDS encoding pentapeptide repeat-containing protein; the encoded protein is MNEKLNMYLNGVFAPYDGIKSVAELKSDLLSDLQERFSELKAEGKDDETAFKMTIDSIGDIEQTVQEVANLSRSLERQVVTSFRASNLSKSDFAGVTAHKGDFKVSALRGSDFTGADLTGSSFAGSDVGEAKFDSANLTDCNLSGIELANASFHKSILVRTNFSSSGLTGAKFISARLTDVKLCTTDLTKTIFESCIFDGVEFKTSDLRGLCFDGQTFIGVKFEKSALNDISFRGATLKNVSFLSGFSLSKKFYRAIKTINFDGAMMDKLTFAALKGMEADLTKVTVL
- a CDS encoding ABC transporter ATP-binding protein; its protein translation is MNKSIKVVGLEKSYRQLQVLKGVDFEVEQGSVFALLGSNGAGKTTIVKILTTLLNQDGGTAAVNGFDVATKPDYVRQSISLTGQFAAVDEILTGRENLIMIARLRHEKHPRQVADDLLERFTLTDAADRKVSTYSGGMRRRLDLAMSLVGKPQIIFLDEPTTGLDPEARIDVWKMVKELADGGTTVFLTTQYLEEAEQLADQIAILHEGKIIASGTLEELKKRFPPAKVEYIEKQPTLEEIFLAIIGKKEGK
- a CDS encoding ABC transporter permease yields the protein MEMIKKHFFSDMSVMLGRSMRHILRSMDTIITVTIMPIAFMLLFVYVFGGAIQAGTDNYVNYLLPGIILIAIASGVTYTAYRLFNDVQKGIFQRFHSMPIARSTMLWGHVLTSLISNAISVSVIILVALIMGFRSSAGVLSWLAVAGILILFTLALTWVAAIAGLSAKSVDGATAFSYPIIFLPFISSAFVPTESMPPVVRAFAENQPVTSIVEAVRSLLMGQPVGNDIWGAIIWCIAILVVAYLLAMRVYKHKVV
- a CDS encoding ATP-dependent DNA helicase yields the protein MYDKFPRIGLKERIGQQDMSLDIADAYINGRNAMIEAGVGIGKSFAYLIPSLLINQISRQPVIIATSSIQLSEQIHKDLRFIGSRLGFTRVRSVVGKGMGQYACRYRAADLFQADDSNTPLSALAQQIVNYEIDERADIKGGVSDAVWSNVCVNDCKFERCHYKSTCTFYEMRAKINANASDMDFIIVNQDLLIRDLIKKKEGTKGLITERPALIVIDEAHNLEAKVRDARTLEFTYRGTCRILDDALQILFKQSADTELMPQFKFIKRCVGHIFKQVEADLLQTAKQDNDRIKISQITGIPLRRAAQVLKDFNLSLSVLTSRHEREIDNIFEAMNGLIDLFDVLAGVEDNYLIWASNTQRESTLSICPKGISQFLKYTLFNGKTSVILTSATMCQSGETLEEQYAYLTESLGYRGDYMERQASPFDYDNHTMLYIAKDIPYYNHRRREDYLEAAYKEMMRLCNLTDGRTLVLFSAKEDMKYIHKKLNSEKLAWALHVQREGSSQDGVIADFRGSKGVLLSTGVFWEGVNIEGSDLSQLIIFRLPFPVPADPVYEYKTSMAKNPLKEVFVPDMLLRLRQGTGRLIRSETDLGVLSILDSRLSIAAKKDYRDQVLEALPFKKVTEDFKVLEKFVKEKGIQLSDT
- a CDS encoding sensor histidine kinase, whose protein sequence is MSYKENELRSSLTLAVPIILNRHYHSMTMKNIEFSWFVEAHKELLDSSFSTILMSMVEALFFDSFGYDQYLNLLEKEGAEQGVYTAEIFGDHFDILLDMSKDLNLTAQNIMFKIIEEFVDDSAIRLFFYNRLMECNWTRFTGFAQGYLSNKNQQIDNLHEQKIAVMGQMAAGMAHEIRNPLASIKGFAQLVNIRLNEPEIKADELRAYLDITIKEIDALNGLVTDFLILARKGDSTKNNGVVFNVMEVIHRVNNIVNQLILSDDIILSVECSLEKVLTFGSASQLEQVILNILKNSIDSFTAFRGRIDISVTTAAETNEIILLFKDNGEGIPQDKLKRIFDPFFTTKQKGTGIGLSICKQLIEMYGGHIKVDSEVQVGTSVKVILPWVYDYHI